A window of Cellulomonas wangleii genomic DNA:
CCATCCGGACCGCCCGCGGGTCGGTCGCGGTGGTCGGCGGGTACGTCGTCCCGATCGCGTCGCCGCCCCTCGACGGTGCGACCGTCCTCGTCGAGGACGGCGTGGTCACGGCTGTCGGCACGGACGTCGTCGTGCCCGACGGGGTGCGCGTGGTCGACGCACGCGGGCGCTGGGTGCTGCCCGGGTTCGTCGAGGCGCACGCGCACATGGGCGTCGCGGAGGAGGCCGAGGGCTGGGCCGGCCAGGACACGAACGAGATGACCGACCCGGACGGCTCGGCGCTGCGCGCGGTCGACGGCATCAACGTCGAGGACGAGGGCTTCCGTGACGCGCTCGTGGGCGGTGTCACGTCGGCCGTCGTCAAGCCCGGCTCGGGCAACCCGATCGGTGGCCGGACCGTGGCCGTCAAGACGTGGGGCGGGCGGACCGTCGACGAGCAGGTGATCCGGTACGACGTGTCGGTGAAGTCGGCGCTGGGCGAGAACCCCAAGCGCGTCTACGGGGACCGCAAGCAGCTGCCGTCTACCCGGCTGGGTGTCGCAGCGGTCATCCGCAAGGCGTTCGTCGACGCGCAGTCGTACGCCGCCCGCCGGGACGCGGCGGCCGCCAAGGGCGAGCCGTTCGACCGTGACCTGGGCAAGGAGACGCTCGCGGCGGTGCTGGCAGGTGAGCTGGCGTGGGACCAGCACACGCACCGGGCCGACGACATCGCCACGGCCCTGCGCCTGGCCGACGAGTTCGGGTACCGGCTGGTCGTCAACCACGGCACGGACGGCGCGGCCGTCGCGGACGTGCTGGCGGAGCGGGACGTGCCCGTGATCTTCGGGCCGCTGTTCACGTCGCGCTCCAAGGTCGAGCTGCGGGACCGGTCCATCGCGCACCTCGGCGTCCTCGCCCGTGCGGGCGTGCGCGTGGCCATCACGACGGACCACCCGGTGGTGCCGATCAACTTCCTGGTCCACCAGGCGTCGCTCGCGGTCAAGGAAGGGCTGGACCGGGACACGGCGCTGCGTGCGCTCACCGTCAACCCGGCGTCCTTCATGGGTCTGGCGGACCGCGTCGGTGCGCTGGCCCCGGGCCTGGACGGGGACGTCGTCGTGTGGTCGGGCGACCCGCTGGACGTCACGTCCCGCGCGGAGCAGGTCTTCGTCACCGGCACCGAGGTCTACACGTGGGACAGGACCGCCCGCGACGGCCTGGGCGCGGGCCGCGTCCGCGAGCGCGCCGAGCGCTTCCACCGCTGACCTCACCCCCGGTCGCCGGGGGTCGATCGAGCCCACCGCGACCGGGGCCCGTCAGGTCTCCAGCACGTGCCGCAGGTACCGCTGCGGGTCGTCGAGGAACCCGCGCCACCCGACGACGAGGTCCAGGTCCTCCCACGCGCACTCGCGCAGCCCCCACTCGCCGACCTCGTAGATCGTGGCCCCGGGCAGGGCCGCGAGCAGCGGCGAGTGGGTCGACAGGATCACCTGGGAGTCGTGGCGCACCAGGGCGTGCAGGTGCTGCAGCAGCGCCAGGCTGCCCGTGAACGACAGCGCGGACTCCGGCTCGTCGAGCACGTACAGGCCGGGGTTCTTCGGCTTCATGCGGGACCCGATGAGCTCGAGGAACGACTCCCCGTGCGACATCGCGTGGAACTCCGGGTCGTAGCCGCTGGGGTGGGCGTCGAGGTACGTGTAGAAGCCGTGCATCGTCTCGGCGCGCAGGAAGAACCCGCGCTTGGGCGCCCCGGCACCGCGCACCAGCCGGATGTCGTGGGCCAGCCCCGACTCGGTGGGCCGCGTGCGGTGCATCGAGCCGGTCGACCCACCCTCCGCCGCCATGCCGAACGCGCGTGCGATCCCCTCGACCAGCGTCGACTTGCCTGTGCCGTTGTCCCCCACCAGCACGGTCGCCGGACCGAGGTCCCAGCCCTGCTCGAGCACCTGCCGGACCGCGGGGACGCTCAGGTGCCAGTCGCCGCCACGCTCGTCCTCGAGCCCGGAGTCGCCCGCCTCGACCCGTCGGACCGGCAGCGTGCTCCACGGACCCGTGCGCGCGACCATGCGCACACCCCACCACGGACCGCCGACACCGTGCACGTCCCGCGGCCGTAGGTCGACCCACCGGGCCGTCGCCCCGCCGCGGACCTCCGCGCACGGCCGCTTTCCGCGGCGCTCAGACGACCCAGCCGACGACCGTCACCGCCCCGACCACGGCGAGCGCGAGCAGCACCAGCCCGGCGAGCAGGCAGCCGAGCAGGCCCAGGTCCTGGCGCCAGTCCTGGACCTCGTACCCGGTGTCCGTCCACGTGAGGGTCCTGCCGGCTCTCGCCTCGGCCCGCTGACGGACCTCGCGGAGGCGTTGACCGGCCACCTCCGTGGCGGCGTCGTCCGACCCCTCCCAGCGCAGGGCGCCCATGATCCGCACGGGGTCGCGCCCGCAGGCGCGCTCGAAGGCGTCGACCTCCGTCGGGTCGCGCACGTCGCTCAGGTACGACCACCGCCCGGCCTCGGCGCGGTCGCCCTGGAGACGGCAGACCTCGGCGAGCTTGTCCCGCGCGGCGAGCTCGCGCGGGAGGCTCCGCACCAGGTCCCGCAGACGGGTGCGCGCCATCGTCACGTCGCCGTCGCGCAGGTCCGCCTCGACCCGCCCGAGCGTCCGCTCAACACCCATGCACGCGAGGGTAGGCGCCGGCGCTGCCTCGCGGCACGAGTTCTCGCCCGGCCCGTTCCTCACCGGGGCCGGGTGGTGCGGGCACGCGAAGGGCCCGCCACCCACGTCTGCGGGTGCGGGCCCTTCGTCCGGCGGAGGATGGGGGATTCGAACCCCCGAGGGCGTTAACCCAACACGCTTTCCAAGCGTGCGCCATAGGCCACTAGGCGAATCCTCCTGGCTGCGCGCCCGGGCGAGCGGGCGCACTGCGGGTAGGAGTCTAGCCGAGGAACGCGCGCGCCCCGCACGTCTCCCGGCGGCACGGCGGAGGGGACGCGTCGGCACCCACCCGATGAGTCCGCCGGCCGGGGCGGGTCGGACCGGGGTACCACACCCGGCACAGGAGGCGATCGCATTGTCCTTCCAGGCGTACCTCGACGCGATCGAGCAGAAGACCGGCCTGACCCCCCGCCAGCTCCTCACCCAGGCGCACGAGCGCGGTTTCGACGAGACGACGAAGGCAGCACCGATCCTCGCCTGGCTCGCCGAGGACCACGGCCTGGGCCGTGGGCACGGCATGGCGATGGTCCACGTCATCACCAGGGGCGCGCAGATCAGCAGTGCGCACGTGGGGACCACGGGCACGCACCGGGACGCGTCGGACACGCTGTGGCTGGACGGCCGCGCGACGCGACCCGTGTGAGCCCGGCCGGGGCGACGGTCCCGGCCGCCCGCCGTGCGCGGGCCGTCGGCCGGTCGTAGCGTCGTGCGCCATGACGGGAACAGGCGCACGGCAGATGTTGACGGACGGCTTCGGACGGGTCGGGCCGGTGGTCGCCGCCGCTCTGGAGGGGACCACCGACGCGGCGCGCACGTGGCGCCCGGCACCGGGCGCGAACACGCTGGCCTGGCTCGCGTGGCACATCGCCCGCGGTCAGGACTCCCAGGTCGCGGCCCTGGCCGGGACGCCCGAGGTGTGGACGGCGGGCGGCTGGGACGAGCGGTTCGCACTGCCGTTCGGCGACGACGCCACGGGCTACGGGCAGTCGCCGGACGAGGCGGCGCAGGTCGACGCCCCGACCGACCTGCTGCTGGGCTACCTCGACGCCACGACCGCGCAGACGCTGGCCTACCTCGAGCGCGTCGAGGACGACGACCTCGGCACGGTCGTCGACGAGTCGTGGGACCCGCCGGTGACGCTCGGTGTGCGCCTGGTGAGCATCCTCGACGACTGCGTGCAGCACGCGGGGCAGGCCGCCTACCTGCGCGGCCTGCTCCCCCGCGAGCTGGTCGGCTGAGCGGACGGCCGGCCCGTCGTCGCCGTGACGGCGGACCTGCCGCCGCCGTCAGACCGACGTGGGAGCGGTGGCCGGTGCCGGGCGGCGGGTGAGCTGCCCGGTGACGGCCAGCACCCCCACGACCACGGCGAGCACCCCCCAGCTGACGACGCCCAGCGGTCCGACGACCGCCATGTCCGGTGCGTCGCCGGCGGCCGAGAGCAGCAGCACCAGCCCGCCGACCGCGTTGAGCGCACCGTGCCCCACGACCGCCGGCCACAGCGACCCGCTGCGCAGCCGCAGCCACCCGAGCACCACACCCCAGGCGACGCACCCGCCGATCATGAGCAGCACGCCCGTGACGTCGGTGCGCCCGAAGTTGTAGCCCAGCAGGATCAGCGGCGAGTGCCACAGCCCCCAGACGACCCCGCTGACCAGCAGCGCGGGCCAGGTGCCCAGCGGCAGCAGCGCGGGCAGGAGCCAGCCCCGCCAGCCGACCTCCTCCCCCAGCGCGGCGACGCTGTTGACCAGCGCCCCCACCGGGATGGACACGAGCTGCAGGGCGACGAGCGCGCCCACCGGCGGCAGCACGCCACCCGGGGGCAGCGCGTCCTCGAGCTGCGCGGCGAAGCCCGAGAACGTCACGAGGTCCAGCTGGACGAGGCCGAGGGCGCCGGAGACGAGGGTGGTGGCGGCGACCAGCACGATCGGGCCGACGACCGACAGGGCGACGAACCCGAGCGTCCGACCGACGGGACGCAGCGGCCACACCCCGAGCGCGCGCAGCCGCTCCCGCGCGGGGACGCGCAGCGCCAGGGTCACCACCGCGACGGCCGCCGCCGGCGTCCACATCATGGCGACGGCCACGAGCGTCGTGAGGGGTGACGCGAGGCCGTCACCGAGCCACAGCGGCAGCGCGACGAGCCAGGCGAGCGCGCAGGCGACCACGACGAACACGGTCACCGCGGTCCACGGGACGCCAGCGGGCCACGGGCCGACGGGTGCGTCGGGTGCGTCGGGCGCGTCCGCGGTCCCGTCGGCCGTCGGCACGGGCGGGCCGACGTGCGTCGGGGGCGCGGCAGGGCCGGACGGCGGTCCGCCCGGTGCGGGCGGGGGCGTGGCGGGGTGGACGGTCACGAGGCGCTCCTCCCGGATCGATTACTTGTTCTATAAGTTATCAAACAGTGAGCACGGCGGCCACCCCGGCGATCGTCACCGACCGGTACGGCACCGCCCCCTGCCGGGCGGCGACGCTGTGCGGGCACCGCGCGGTACCGTCGCAGCCGTGCCGGAGTTCGAGGTCGACGTCCCGCTGTGGCGGTCGGAGAACGGGTCCTGGGTGTTCGGGTCCCTGCCCTTCGACGTCGCCGACGAGGTCGACGACGTGACCCGTGGCCGGCAGGGCGGGTTCGGCTCCGTGCGCGTCGAGGTCACCCTGGGCCCCACGACGTGGCGCACGTCCCTCTTCCCCGACAAGGGACGTGAGACGTTCGTGCTGCCGGTGAAGAAGGCCGTGCGGACCGCGGCGGGCGTCGAGCCCGGCGACGTGGTGCGCGTACGCCTCCGGCTCGTCGACGTGTGACGCGCGTCAGGACGCGGCACGGCCCTTCGCGAAGTACGCCAGCGGCCCCACCCAGTTGACGAGCAGCGCGAGCCCCCACGCGAGCTTGGGCCCGTTCACCTGGTCGGCCGGCCGCTTGACGAGGTCCCGGAACGCGGCCGCCGTCAGCGCCACCTGCGCGGCGCCCACCACGGCCGTCAGGCCGCGCTGCTTGCCGCTCATCTCACGCCACGTCGTCTTCTTCAGGGACACGTCGGACCTCCGGGGACGGGCGCACGAGCGCGCGGACGGCTGCAGGTCCATCGTGCCCTGCGCCCACGCACCGGCAACAGGCCCGGAGGTCACCGAGCCGCGCGCCGCCCGCCGCGCGCCCGTACCCTGACCGGCATGGAGCTCACCCTCGGTCTCGACGAGGCCCTCACGCTGGCCCGTGCCGCCGACGCGATCCCGTCCGCCGTGACCGACGTGCGCGGCGGCCCGCAGCGGGTGCAGGCGCAGGTGAAGGTGCACGAGCTGCCGGGCGTGCCCGGTGCGGTGCGCATGGCGACGCGGATGGCGGGGCCCGTCGACGTGCGGGTGGAGGACCGCGGGGTGACGGACCGCACGTGGCGCGTCGCCGTGGTGGCGTCCCACCCCGTCCTGCGCATGGACCTCAGCGGGTTCGTCACCGAGGCGGTCCGCGGTCAGCTCGGCAAGCTGCCGGCGGGCGTGGCGACCGTGCACACGCAGGACGGTGCGACGGTCGTCGAGATCTCCCTCGACCGGCTGGGCCCGCTGGTCGGCGAGATGCTGCCCGCCGCACGCGGGGTGCGGCTGCGCGTCGACGACGTCACCCTGGGCGAGCGGCTGCGGCTGACGGCGAGCGTCGGCTGACGGCACCGACCGACCGGCCGCACCCACCGACTCCCCGACCGCGCACCGGCGGTCACCCCGCCCAGCCCGGCAGGTCGACCGCCGGCGTGGTGGTGCGGGTCGCCGAGCGGACCGCGTCCGCGACCGCCCGCTCGACCACCGTCGCGGCCGCCGCCTGCACGGCCACGAGGGCGGCGACCCGCTCGGCGCGGCGCTCGGGCAGCGCGACGGCCTGCGTCGCGAGCGCGAACACCGTGTCCCCGTCGGCGAGCGTGTGCACCGGGTCCAGCGCCCGCGCGAGGCCGTCGTGCGCGGCCGACGCCGTGCGGGTGGTCTCGGCGGGGTCCAGCGCGGCGTCGGTGGCGACGACGACCAGCGTCGTGTTCAGCGGCGCGCCGGACGCCGGGGCCCCGCCGGCGCCCGGCCCGACCCGGCCCGCGGCGGGGTCGAGCGCACCCCCGGGCGGCACCGCCGGCGGCCCCAGCCCGGTGGGCGCCCCCGCGGCGTTGACGACGACGAGGGCGCCCACGACCACCCCGCCACCCGGTCCGTCGGGCAGCCGCACGGACGCCGTGCCCACGCCGCCCTTGTAGGCGGCACCCGCGATCGCGGCACCGGTGCCGGCGCCCACGCAGCCGCGCGCCACCGGGGCGTGGTCCCCGAGCGCGAACGCCGCCCCGGCCGCCTCGTACCCCATCTCCGCGGTGGGCAGCGCGCGGAAGTCCCCGCCGCGTCCCAGGTCGAACACCGCGGCCGCCGGCACGATCGGCACGACGTGCCCGGGCGGGTCGGGCGTCACCGGGAACCCGCGACCCCGCTCGGCGCACCAGCGCATCGCACCGTGCGCACTGACCAGCCCGAACGCGCTGCCGCCCGTGAGCACGACGGCGTCGACCGTGGGCACGAGCGTGGTGGGGTCGAGCGCGTCGGTCTCGTGCGTGCCGGGCCCGCCCCCGCGCACGTCGACGCCCCCCACCGTGCCGGGCGGCGGCAGCACGACCGTGACCCCCGTGAGCCACCCGCCGCCGGTGCGGTGCGCGTGGCCGACACGCACGCCGGGGACGTCGGAGATCGCGTCGCCGGCACCGCGGGGCGCCTGGGGTCGGGGCGTCGTCGCGCTCATCCCCTCAGCGTCGCACCGGGCTCAGGTCCCCGCAGCCTCCGGGTGGCGGACGGCGGTCAGCGAGGACAGGTGACCGAGCAGGACGGTCTGCGAGTCCTTGGTGAGGTACTCCCCCGCCAGCCGCTCCTTGAGCTCCAGGTGCGTGCCGTCGTGCAGGTCGACGGTGGCGCGCAGCGGGAACGGCCGCTGCACGGTCGCCTCCCGGACGTCCTCGTAGGGCACGTACCGGTGGACGGCCGCGAGGACGTGCACGGGCTGCGACTGCAGGATGCCGATCAGCCGGGCCTTGCCGCCGTCCGTCTTCTTGGGGCACGGCAGCAGCACCAGCCCGCGGTCGAGCACCAGGACGTCGTGCGGGGCGCCGCCGACCGTCATGTTCGACAGTCCCGCGACGACCGAGGCGCCGTGGGCGGTGGCGGTGTCGTGCACCTGGCCGACGGCGTGCGCGTCGACCCCGAGTCCCGCGAGCCAGGCCCGCACGTGCTCGACGCCACCGGGCACCGCGGCCGACCGTGCCCAGGCCGCCAGGTCGATGCGGTCCCCCTCGCGGTCGCACAGCGTGGCGGGCCCCGCCCAGTCCAGCCGCCAGCGGGCGGCTCCGCC
This region includes:
- a CDS encoding DUF6584 family protein; the protein is MGVERTLGRVEADLRDGDVTMARTRLRDLVRSLPRELAARDKLAEVCRLQGDRAEAGRWSYLSDVRDPTEVDAFERACGRDPVRIMGALRWEGSDDAATEVAGQRLREVRQRAEARAGRTLTWTDTGYEVQDWRQDLGLLGCLLAGLVLLALAVVGAVTVVGWVV
- a CDS encoding DUF4287 domain-containing protein; this encodes MSFQAYLDAIEQKTGLTPRQLLTQAHERGFDETTKAAPILAWLAEDHGLGRGHGMAMVHVITRGAQISSAHVGTTGTHRDASDTLWLDGRATRPV
- a CDS encoding DUF1905 domain-containing protein produces the protein MPEFEVDVPLWRSENGSWVFGSLPFDVADEVDDVTRGRQGGFGSVRVEVTLGPTTWRTSLFPDKGRETFVLPVKKAVRTAAGVEPGDVVRVRLRLVDV
- a CDS encoding mycothiol transferase translates to MTGTGARQMLTDGFGRVGPVVAAALEGTTDAARTWRPAPGANTLAWLAWHIARGQDSQVAALAGTPEVWTAGGWDERFALPFGDDATGYGQSPDEAAQVDAPTDLLLGYLDATTAQTLAYLERVEDDDLGTVVDESWDPPVTLGVRLVSILDDCVQHAGQAAYLRGLLPRELVG
- a CDS encoding AAA family ATPase, which gives rise to MVARTGPWSTLPVRRVEAGDSGLEDERGGDWHLSVPAVRQVLEQGWDLGPATVLVGDNGTGKSTLVEGIARAFGMAAEGGSTGSMHRTRPTESGLAHDIRLVRGAGAPKRGFFLRAETMHGFYTYLDAHPSGYDPEFHAMSHGESFLELIGSRMKPKNPGLYVLDEPESALSFTGSLALLQHLHALVRHDSQVILSTHSPLLAALPGATIYEVGEWGLRECAWEDLDLVVGWRGFLDDPQRYLRHVLET
- a CDS encoding amidohydrolase, whose translation is MSTHDRTATSSPTEPIRTARGSVAVVGGYVVPIASPPLDGATVLVEDGVVTAVGTDVVVPDGVRVVDARGRWVLPGFVEAHAHMGVAEEAEGWAGQDTNEMTDPDGSALRAVDGINVEDEGFRDALVGGVTSAVVKPGSGNPIGGRTVAVKTWGGRTVDEQVIRYDVSVKSALGENPKRVYGDRKQLPSTRLGVAAVIRKAFVDAQSYAARRDAAAAKGEPFDRDLGKETLAAVLAGELAWDQHTHRADDIATALRLADEFGYRLVVNHGTDGAAVADVLAERDVPVIFGPLFTSRSKVELRDRSIAHLGVLARAGVRVAITTDHPVVPINFLVHQASLAVKEGLDRDTALRALTVNPASFMGLADRVGALAPGLDGDVVVWSGDPLDVTSRAEQVFVTGTEVYTWDRTARDGLGAGRVRERAERFHR
- a CDS encoding CPBP family intramembrane glutamic endopeptidase; amino-acid sequence: MTVHPATPPPAPGGPPSGPAAPPTHVGPPVPTADGTADAPDAPDAPVGPWPAGVPWTAVTVFVVVACALAWLVALPLWLGDGLASPLTTLVAVAMMWTPAAAVAVVTLALRVPARERLRALGVWPLRPVGRTLGFVALSVVGPIVLVAATTLVSGALGLVQLDLVTFSGFAAQLEDALPPGGVLPPVGALVALQLVSIPVGALVNSVAALGEEVGWRGWLLPALLPLGTWPALLVSGVVWGLWHSPLILLGYNFGRTDVTGVLLMIGGCVAWGVVLGWLRLRSGSLWPAVVGHGALNAVGGLVLLLSAAGDAPDMAVVGPLGVVSWGVLAVVVGVLAVTGQLTRRPAPATAPTSV
- a CDS encoding PLDc N-terminal domain-containing protein, translating into MSLKKTTWREMSGKQRGLTAVVGAAQVALTAAAFRDLVKRPADQVNGPKLAWGLALLVNWVGPLAYFAKGRAAS
- a CDS encoding P1 family peptidase, whose protein sequence is MSATTPRPQAPRGAGDAISDVPGVRVGHAHRTGGGWLTGVTVVLPPPGTVGGVDVRGGGPGTHETDALDPTTLVPTVDAVVLTGGSAFGLVSAHGAMRWCAERGRGFPVTPDPPGHVVPIVPAAAVFDLGRGGDFRALPTAEMGYEAAGAAFALGDHAPVARGCVGAGTGAAIAGAAYKGGVGTASVRLPDGPGGGVVVGALVVVNAAGAPTGLGPPAVPPGGALDPAAGRVGPGAGGAPASGAPLNTTLVVVATDAALDPAETTRTASAAHDGLARALDPVHTLADGDTVFALATQAVALPERRAERVAALVAVQAAAATVVERAVADAVRSATRTTTPAVDLPGWAG